The DNA sequence ATTTAAAAGCGTTCGCCATACCGTCGATCTCATCGTCTACTtaattcttctttcactaTCATTTAGATTTCCTAACTTTAAGACCATCTACTAATTTGCACAATAAGTTTAGTTGATCTTGAGGAGCTCAACTGTAATAATAATCAGTGCCAGATAAGTAGTGTCAACGAAGAGCAGACCTACCCTCGAACTTCAGGGTAGAGTTAGGGGGGATAACAGGGGGGAAACCTCGAGCACCGTAGGCTAATTGGTAGATGTCAGGTTTAATTCTGTTGCAACGAAAAAAACTTTTGCATACCGTAGTCAGGGGTGCAGATGAGGTTAGCCTTCTGGCCGATGGAGAGCTGAGGAACACCCTCGTCCCAACCCCTGATCACTTGGCTACGAAACAGCATCAGCTACTGAAATATACGCGCCTTCGGAAATACTTACCCCTGACCAATTCGGCAGACGAAGGGGGTTCCACGGTCTCGAGAAGAGTCAAACTTGGAACCGTCAAGAAGAGTGCCAACGTCTATTCACATGGCAAAGATCGCCATCATGTCAGTGTTGCAAGTTCTCATCTGGAGATGCACAGAGAGCGGAGTTAAAGACGACCCACAGTGGATAGTGACACTGTCTCCAGGCTGGGGGAAGGTCTTGCCGTCACCGGCGGAAATGTTCTGTTGAAGGCAAGAAAATGAGCCACTATCAGCACTGACGCTCCGATGCACTCTGGACCAATCGGTCGCCAAAGAGGGAGCGAAGATACCAACCTCAACAGTAACGCCCATTTTGATAGCTGTGGTAGTAAATTGACGAAGAGGTTGTCTAACGAGGGGACGAGAGGTGGTGAGGATAGATCTGaacatgaagaagaagaaagaagaatggaaagtATTGCACGTCCGGATAGGGGTGACGGACGAGTTGGGGGCCCTTGAATGGTGGTGACAACCGGTGGAGGCGGAGTTACAGGGCTCGTAATTGTGGCACTTTTCGGCGGAGCCTTTCTTATCCCTAAAAATTCACTACTCGATGACCTGTTGTGCAACGAAGTTCATGTATTTTTGGAAGAACCAACGCCCTGCGGCGACAAACGATGTTACACTTGGCATGAAAAAAACTATCATATATACAGAAGCGCGAGCAGACATATAGACTCCCATCACTGATCACAACCCACCACTTAACCTCGTCCAACATAAGGCATACCAGACGCACTAAAAATATCGATTAGTCGCAACTACTTCTTTGCAACAATGCGACTCACATAATCTCCAAGCTTAATATGTCTGCCTCTGCAGGAAGACTCGCAATGAATGCTACCGTTTTAGCCACATTATCCACGTGCATCACGGGCTCAACTTTCTTCGTGCCGTCTGCCTGAAGTGATCCAGCCGTCACGTGTGATCCTAAATCGGTGGCAGCGTTACCGATGTCCAACTCAGTGCATGTGATATGGTATTTTCGCCCATCAAGGGATGTTGAGCGCGTAAGACCATGGATGGCGTGTTTAGAAAGAGTATAAGCGGTGTTGTCTGTCGCACAGTTCAGACCGTCAGTGAGGGGGCTTGCAGGAGGGTATATTGTTGAGATGTTGCCAACTCACTGGGACGGGGACTTGTCGCAGAAATGCTACCATTGTTGATAATCCTACCACCTTGAGGTTCTTGGGCCTTCATGAGATGGAAAGCGTATTTCGTGAACTACACACATGACATCAGCCTTAGCTTCTGAGAGTTCGACAAAAAAACATGGCACTGACGAGGACAGCAGACATGATATTGATGTCCAATACTTTTCGGAACACGTCCATATCCTGGTCTTCAAACTCTCCTGGGGATTTGTCGTTGATACCggcattcttcatcatccaaatcaGCTGCAATTCTCTACCAAAGTGATTTACCACACTTACGTTGAATAAGACGTCAAGTCGACCATATTTGGATTTCACCGTTTCAAAAATCCTCTTtacatcttcctcattgcTAGCATCTCCGGTGGCCACTTCTATCAATGTTCCATCCCTGCATTGCCTTCCCGTCTCCTCAAGTTCTGCTTGCCTTCGGCCGACTAGAACAAGAACAAGCTGTTCAGGTTGGGCAGTTGAAGGGAAAGTGTTGGAGAGAGCGATGGACGAAGCACGACCAATGCCCCCTGAGGCGCCGGTAACGAGAATTACTCTTTGGGAAGGCATCATGAATCCTATAATTGGATGTATAGATAGTTAATGGGTCGAATAAGTTAAAGTATACGAGTGCAGGTGCAGACCTTTTCAGCAATGTTGCTTTTATCTGATGCGAGAGCTGTCTTCGTTCGGCCCGATCCACCGGATTAGAGAACCCAGTCCCCTGGACGCCGTGGGAAACTCAGATATACCAACCTTTTTCGGCAAACGACGGTCTTCGAAAAGCGTACTACGTACGTAACTTTGctttttcctccacttttAAGGTGACCTCCTTTCAACGAAGCCCCTCCGTTAGTCATATATCTGCTGATGAACTCAACTAATATGAAGATCCTCCGTAACGGTTAGCGGTCATGTTAGAGCTGAGCGTTGAACATTCTGCATATATAAGGGTCTGTTACTCGCAGTTGGTGCATTGCTTGCGTTTTTGGGCAAGTATAGTATGCTGATTTTGCTTGGTATGCATGATGCTCTATGATAGTTTACTAATCCGGAAAACTTGCTAGATCCCAATTCAAGCACCGACCATCTTACTGTTACTTCTCAATAATCctcgcctcttccagctcccTTTTatttccctctccctcttcttcaggcGCACCATCTTCGACTCCAGaattcttctccaccaagAGCTGGGCGGCCATAAGGGTCCTGAATCTGCTACCCTCTCTCCTTGACTGCATGATGTACTGAATAAGTACTGCCTGCTTTTTCCGTGATCCAAGCGAACTTACCAGAACATCGTACCGGCCAGCCTCAGACACTACACCGTTCTCTAAAACCACGACCCTCTCGGCCATAGCAATACTTGACAGTCTATGGGCAGCGAGGACAACAGTGATGTTGCGTTTATGaatgatatcatcaatAGCGGCGTTGACGGCGTTTTCTGAAGTTGAATCGAGTGCAGAGGTGGCTAGACGATGATTGATGAGCATATGCAATAGCCGGAAGTGACAtgactcaccttcatccaGAAGCAAGATCGAGGGATTTCTAACAAGTGCACGAGCGATACTGATTCTTTGTCGCTGTCCGCCACTCAAACTCGCCTTGCCGACTAATGCTTGGATGAGTATTTGTGCTGTTCATTGAAAGTAAGGCTTTAACCTACTCATAGTGTCAAAGCCGTCGGGCAAGTCCCAGATGAAATCGCAGTTTGCCGCCCTcgctgcttcttccacgTCCTCACGCGTGATATCGGGTGACCCATATGCAATGTTGTCATGTACCGTCCCTGCAAAGAGAATAGGGTCTTGGAAGACGACACCAATCCGAGACCGCCATGATTCGGGGGTAAATTCACGGATGTCTGGAGAAATGAATGGTTAGAGCACAGCTAGTACGTTTTCGAACAGAATATCTCACCTGTGCCGTCGAACGTAAttttgccttcttcagGATCGTAGAAACGACTAAGCAACGCTTGGATAGAACTCTTTCCGCTTCCACTTGAACCACTGCGTGCGTATCAGACTGGGCCGACCTCACACATTCGTTATGATGATACTCACACCAACGCAACGCTCATACCAGGCTCGATGGTCATGTTGATACCCTTCAGAACCTCGacctccttccttgatGGATATCGGAATCTCACGTTCTCAAAGACAATAGGTCCATTGCGGGCAGCAGACAACTTGACCCCAGCCTCAAGGGGAATATGAGATTGGCGATCGAGGAGCCAGAACACACGACCACCAGCACCAACACCTAATGGTTCGAAGTTCAGCATACCTAACTCACGTGAAACATTGGCTTACCTCTCATGAGACCAGTGAAAAAACCTGTCATCCCAGAGACGGAGCCGCCGACATAGCTATCCAATCATAATATCAGCACGAGCATTTCGCCAGAGTTGAACCTCACTTACGCGCTATACATCAAAAGTGAAGTAAGATCGCCGACAGTGATTTCCTGGGTGGCGACCAAATGGCCACCTTTCGCATCTTCAGTCTTTGGGATCACATTTGCAAATGAAAACGCTTACCATAGCCTAGCAAACACAGCATAGCCAAGTTTCCAGTCAACCCACTTGCACCCCAAAAGATACCTGTCATGTAggcctccttctttgcgAGCTGGAAAACTCGGTCCACCTTCTGGCTGAATAGATTAGCTTCTAGAGACTGAGAGTTGTAGGCAGCAACAGTCTTGAAAGCATTGAGTTTTTCTTCAGCTACTTTGGACATGTCTCCAACAGCCTCTTGAGTTAAGTTGGAAAGTTTTCGGAGGTAGCGACCGTAGAAAACTGCACCCAACGACACCGGGGGGACGACACAGAGCATCACAAGGGTCAATTTTGCGGAAATCCAGAACATGGCAGCCACCCCAACAGTAGCTGAAATCAAAGCTCTGGTATAGACCATATAAGCAGACTGGAATGAAAGGGTAGTCAGTGCACATACCTCAAACCATCCGACAAGTTACTCGTAACACTGTCTCCCAGGATATTGGTGTCAACACTCAGACGGGAGACGATATCACCAGCAGATCGGTCAGCGAATTCAGGTTCTTGACGCAAAGTGGAGTGGTAAGCTTGATTCCTATGATAGCACAGTGAGTTATGAAGTCCTTTAACGAAGCGCTTACCTAACCCGAGCGATGATCCTTTGGCCGCTGGTACGCATAATTATAGCACGGCCTATAGCTTGCAATTCAGTAATATGCGGGAGGACTTGGCCGCGATACGTACCAGCATTAGCAGCCGCGCCAACGCAGAAAGTTACAGCAAGCAGTCCAGCCGCAACAGGGAACGaaaggccaagaaaagTTGACTATTACAACATTAGCATTGTTCTATTTGCTCGTTTGTTTGCACTGCACTCACTGAGTTGGTTGAGAAAAAATCTATAAGTTTCCCAATTGTTAATGGCACAAGCATGGAAACAGAGCTTGATACAAGCAACTGAATGTAACTTTGAGCGACATTACCGATTTTGCAAACGGTGGTTGGACTTACCAAGCCGACAGCCACGGAAAGATGTCTGGACTCAGGTTTTGCTAAAGAAATAAGCTTCCTTACACTGCTCGCCCCTGTTTCACTTTCCCCATTCTCCGAGCTTGCTCCCTTGGTGGATTGAAGGGATACTTTGGATGTCAAGCGGGATATTAAAGACTGGCGTTTCGCAGGCCGCTCAGGAGTGGTGGTGTCGATCTCTGCTAATTCGGGTTGCGCAGACTTGTCAGATCGGGATTGTTGTATGGACGGTTGAGATGAACGATTGGTCAGTGTACGACAAAGGCGAGGTCGTTGTTGGAGCAGAAGTCGCGGTTGCGTTGGCAAGACGTCCAAGCATCGCGAACCTGCCATCGGCCGTACTCTGACAGCCGAAGCGAACAGCTGCTGACGAAGATGCACATGGAATCCGACGGTGGTCCCAAGCATAGCTGCTTATGAAATCGCCCTATGGGCTCCCGATACTGTGGCGGGAGGATGAGGCCTATGAATGgggtgaagaggatttGTTgacaaaaaagaacaatcggaaagaagacagaGCAAAGCAAGAAATCGACGGGGGAATCAATCACGCGCGCGTCATCGGTAAATGAAATGTTGACAAAATTGAATTTCCTTTACTACAGACGGCATAGTTACTTGTACTACTATGCATCACATTCATGCCGTGTGCTCTGTCATTTGCTACATTCTTCCACTACGAACAATGCAGCTACAGCATATAATACAACACGATGGAAGCCGAAATGGTAAAACGTCCACAAGTGCCTCTTACAACCACTGCGGTTAAAATGGACATTTTCCAATATCAGGAtgcttttctcttattttgCTAAGCTATTCCCTCTCCCATTTATCCCACTTGCCCACCCTGAGCCATAGTTCTTTAAGCTCTACAATGGcgtctttctcctccataaTATTCTTTCCTTTTAGAAGTTCTATTCTTTTGCGAGACCACGCCTTCAGAGCTGATCTATTGACAGCCTCGTGTCTTATTCGTGTGAATTGCCCTTCGCTCAAGGCCCTAGGGTCCCCTGACGTATGCCGAACTATGAGATGTATGACTTCTCCAGGAAGATCGAGAAGTCTGAAGGGATTGTATGAAGAGGTTCCGGAAGAGACGTCGGAGATCACCCGCTGCGCCGTCACTTCATtggatggaggaagggcaTTGAGGATAATCCGTGCAGCGCTTATCGTTCGAGATGCAGCGGTTCTGACGCGTCTGGTCAAAATCCGGTTGCGATCTAACAGAGCCGGAAGTCTTCGGTGCACTTGATATTCCAGTtgctctccttctttctggTTCGCTGTCACCAGTCCGGGAAGCTCACGGGCATTTCCATCGTCGACTCGAGCCTCGGAGTGATGATTGGCCAGTAGCCCAACCATCAATAACGATCGGTTGTCCTCTTCGATTGCATCCACGATTTGGGTGACACCTGTTCCGCCTAGCTGGTTACCATTCAAAAGTAAGCAGTCAAGGCTTCTAGACCGAGGTGATCTTATGAACTCAGCGATAGCAGGGGCCGCTTCGGGAGTCAAACCGCAAGCTGCGAGATGCAGTTCCCGAAGATGTGGAGAGTTAAGGTTGTGCAGGAACCTTTGCAGTCCATCTGAATCTATTAACGAATTATTTGTTAAGCTGATCATCTCGACATGAGACATGTTGAGGGATAGAGCGATGGATTCGACATTTTCCAGCAAGCGCACAATATTGCCTTGGAGGTACACTTGACGTAACAAACCATCCTTTTTGGCGTACGATAAAATACCATCCAAAGCCTCATCATCGACGCCTGTAGCTGCCAAGTTGACTTCATGAAGACCCCATATTCCCATTCCTATCTCAGGGGCTGAATGTTTGGATCTCAAAGCAGAAAGACctttgaagaggatcaGAGCCCCTGAAGAGCCGAGGGGGTTGTGGGACACATTTAGACGGTGAATCTGACGGGTAATTTGTGGAAGAATCCTGAAAGCTACACGCCAAAATGTCAGCGCACGCTCACCACCAGTAGCAGCGGCTACATCATAATATCTATAATACTTaccgccttcttcgcccaCGAAGCCATGATCTGGGAGATAGACGAGGTCTGTATTTGAGCGCAGAACGACTGCCATAGCTCGATCCGACTGATATGCCGATAGTTCGAATGCGTTCCCTGGTCGCGCGTCGTCAAGTGGGGTAGGATGAACAGAAAGAGACAAGAATCCAATAAATGTAAAGCTTGAATATTGCCACAAACCGGTCCAAGCGAGCTGCAACCGCAGACCATGCAGCAGACCGAACGAAGTCACAGCGGATGTATAACTGATGACGTCATGAGATACTGCACTGCCAACGGAACAGCATCGGTCAATATATCGTATTTTAGTTGTCATGCGTGATATAATTATAGTAACTTTCTGTAAATATAGCTTAGTCAAAAAGAGACGGCAATAAGCAGAGCACTTAAGAAACAACACCATACTACTGGCCATGTCCCTTGGCCGGTATATTGGCTGGTCGATACTTGCCTTCACTTATTTAGTGTTGGCCATCTTGCTTCGTCTTATCTTTCTCCAACCTTCAAAAACCTCGAGAGCGTCGTATCGACCCAAAGATGCCAAATGTTCCTTGGGCGTTTTCCTGGGGTCTGGTGAGCATTCAGATAGACTTTGAAATTAGATGACTAATGAGTAATTGTTTATAGGCGGCCATACTAGTGAGATGAAGGCTTTGTTGTCGACACTGGATTATGAACGATACCAGCCTCGAACGTACATCTACTGCCATGGTGATGATCTGTCTTTGAGAGCCGTCTCAGACATTGAATCGAGCAAGGGAGGTTTGATATCATCCAAGGTAAGCGCTTTCGAACACCAACGCTCAGAGCCTGAGCCTAGACTATAACTGATTGACTATTAAAAGATGTACTATCTGTTAAGCCTCCCACGGGCTCGTCGTGTAGGCCAACCACTATTGTCAACAATGGTTTCAGTTTTGAAAACACTCTACATTGCAGCCCTAAGGCTCTTTCTAATCCCTCTACTGAAAAACCCACGACGGCCATTCGTTGATCTTTTGATCGTCAATGGCCCAGGTACATGTGTTGTTTTGGTTCTAGTATCATATATTCGTCGGGTGCGTGTTCCGTCCGTTTTAACGATCTTACAAGACCTATAACTGAAGATTCGCCCACTTGATAGATACTAGGTTTAGAATATACTCGTATTATCTACGTGGAATCATTCGCTAGAGTTAAAAGCCTGTCTTTAAgtgggaagatgatcagACCGCTTGCAGATCGTTTTTTGGTCCAGTGGCCCGATGCTAGTGACAGCGATAATGTCATACACAAAGGGCTTTTAGTGTGATTAGTATAATGCATATACGCTATAATATCCAGGTCGTCTACAAGAGATTTACAACAACAATTATACTTTACTCTAGACTGCCGTCAGTATCTCATCTAGAATCTTGCCCACCCCTCTACCCATGCCTTTTTTCATACCTCCAGAAGCTGACCCTTTCATCAACCACATGACTTCATCCCGAACCTGCCTCTTTCGGATCCTGTGGATCATGCAAACTTTCCACACGCCCTGAACATTCAATGGCGTTGCGTACCAGtcctccagctcttcctctcctcgacCACAATCCCCGCGCAAATCATTTATATCAGGCTCCTCCCCCGCCAGTACATTCCATGTATGTACTCCAACTACACCACCTCCCGTTCCCTGTCGGTCCTTGGCTGCCCGCGCTCGGCcatcttgttcttcttgtaGCCGTATCTCGAATCCATTGGGAAGAGCAAAGTCTCCAACTAAGAGGCGATGAGCTCTAACATATTCTGGGAAAGCTCTGACTGCTCGTTGGGTGATGGCAGAATGGAGGCTGGGGTGACATGTTAGGGCTGAAAAGAGATTCGATATGTGAACTGCAAGAGGCGGATGTATATGGGTGTACGGAAGGAGTAGAGATAATGTCGCCAGATACTGAGAAACAGTTTGTCAATAACAATTCTAAAATAGACTATCTTCACCTACAGACTGAGGTATGACAGCACCCAGATCAATATCATTCGGTGGCAAGCTTATCTCTGAAGATTGGATGCTTGTCGCGCACATAAAGTGATCAATCTAGGCGATCCAATGAGCATTCAATCACTAtcatgaagatgaaggaaatgacATACCACCCACCATGGCACATCTGCACCATTCCGTCTGATCCAGATTACCATGGGATTGAAATCACACAACTTCAACATCTCATCCCCAAGTGTACCGTTCACCTGACCGGCACGAACTTCTATCCTTTTTTTAGTAAAGTATTCGCATAGCTTCATCTGAACTGTGCTCGCAGCGCTTTCTAGACCTGTCAACACTAAGACTTGCGGGACTATGAGATGGCCCTTGTCCAAATGATGGTGAATATCCCTTTTGTTTCGCGTGTTCGAATCGAGATCAtgcttcaagctcttgaTAGACTCTGAAGCATGGGCTGAAAACTGAGAAATGCAGGCGGGGCTCGATCGAAATAGTTTCCATGGTAACTCTTCGGTGTACGTAGAGCTGCTGAGAGACAGATGGCCAACGGACAAACCGAAAATAGACTCCATCATCTGTGTGAAGAGGCGGTGTGAGCTTTGATCAGCCTATCCTATCCGCTGCGGGGCGACATACTGCTCGTATC is a window from the Cryptococcus neoformans var. neoformans JEC21 chromosome 2 sequence genome containing:
- a CDS encoding macrolide-binding protein FKBP12; protein product: MFRSILTTSRPLVRQPLRQFTTTAIKMGVTVENISAGDGKTFPQPGDSVTIHYVGTLLDGSKFDSSRDRGTPFVCRIGQGQVIRGWDEGVPQLSIGQKANLICTPDYAYGARGFPPVIPPNSTLKFEVELLKIN
- a CDS encoding ATP-binding cassette (ABC) transporter, putative, with amino-acid sequence MLGTTVGFHVHLRQQLFASAVRVRPMAGSRCLDVLPTQPRLLLQQRPRLCRTLTNRSSQPSIQQSRSDKSAQPELAEIDTTTPERPAKRQSLISRLTSKVSLQSTKGASSENGESETGASSVRKLISLAKPESRHLSVAVGLLLVSSSVSMLVPLTIGKLIDFFSTNSSTFLGLSFPVAAGLLAVTFCVGAAANAGRAIIMRTSGQRIIARVRNQAYHSTLRQEPEFADRSAGDIVSRLSVDTNILGDSVTSNLSDGLRALISATVGVAAMFWISAKLTLVMLCVVPPVSLGAVFYGRYLRKLSNLTQEAVGDMSKVAEEKLNAFKTVAAYNSQSLEANLFSQKVDRVFQLAKKEAYMTGIFWGASGLTGNLAMLCLLGYGGHLVATQEITVGDLTSLLMYSAYVGGSVSGMTGFFTGLMRGVGAGGRVFWLLDRQSHIPLEAGVKLSAARNGPIVFENVRFRYPSRKEVEVLKGINMTIEPGMSVALVGSSGSGKSSIQALLSRFYDPEEGKITFDGTDIREFTPESWRSRIGVVFQDPILFAGTVHDNIAYGSPDITREDVEEAARAANCDFIWDLPDGFDTMIGKASLSGGQRQRISIARALVRNPSILLLDEATSALDSTSENAVNAAIDDIIHKRNITVVLAAHRLSSIAMAERVVVLENGVVSEAGRYDVLSRREGSRFRTLMAAQLLVEKNSGVEDGAPEEEGEGNKRELEEARIIEK
- a CDS encoding expressed protein, producing the protein MAVVLRSNTDLVYLPDHGFVGEEGAFRILPQITRQIHRLNVSHNPLGSSGALILFKGLSALRSKHSAPEIGMGIWGLHEVNLAATGVDDEALDGILSYAKKDGLLRQVYLQGNIVRLLENVESIALSLNMSHVEMISLTNNSLIDSDGLQRFLHNLNSPHLRELHLAACGLTPEAAPAIAEFIRSPRSRSLDCLLLNGNQLGGTGVTQIVDAIEEDNRSLLMVGLLANHHSEARVDDGNARELPGLVTANQKEGEQLEYQVHRRLPALLDRNRILTRRVRTAASRTISAARIILNALPPSNEVTAQRVISDVSSGTSSYNPFRLLDLPGEVIHLIVRHTSGDPRALSEGQFTRIRHEAVNRSALKAWSRKRIELLKGKNIMEEKDAIVELKELWLRVGKWDKWERE
- a CDS encoding expressed protein, producing MSLPAPGSPGFSSLLLRHVLNHSALKGWAVNASLFSTILLILIVKNGGLIIDIDNSKSDKIVEVIRAMMESIFGLSVGHLSLSSSTYTEELPWKLFRSSPACISQFSAHASESIKSLKHDLDSNTRNKRDIHHHLDKGHLIVPQVLVLTGLESAASTVQMKLCEYFTKKRIEVRAGQVNGTLGDEMLKLCDFNPMVIWIRRNGADVPWWVIDHFMCATSIQSSEISLPPNDIDLGAVIPQSYLATLSLLLPYTHIHPPLAVHISNLFSALTCHPSLHSAITQRAVRAFPEYVRAHRLLVGDFALPNGFEIRLQEEQDGRARAAKDRQGTGGGVVGVHTWNVLAGEEPDINDLRGDCGRGEEELEDWYATPLNVQGVWKVCMIHRIRKRQVRDEVMWLMKGSASGGMKKGMGRGVGKILDEILTAV